The nucleotide window TGTCTTTTGCTTTCTTCTCATCAGACATGTGCGGGTTTCGCGCCAGTCGAGGTCCCAGGTGGGCAACTTGTTTGGCCGGGGAAAATGTGCGGCCTCCATCCGTGCTGCGTCGAAGGTGAATTTCTATCTCTCCACGGTCGGCGCCACTGAATTTTCGCGCTTCGCAGTAGACCAGCACACTGCCTTTGGCAGTAACCACGATGCCTGGAATACGGTAGGACGTGAAGTCGTTGGTCAATTCCTCAAAGAGCACCGTCTTTGCCAGGAAGGGCTCCGCCGCTTGCGATACTGAAGGGAAGGCAATGCTTCCCCAAAGAAAACTCAAAATGAAGATGCTCCTGATTGTCATGGTTTACTCAAAGATTTCTTGCCCGAGACATTTAAGGTAACGGGCCGGGTTCTGGCGCGAAGTTGGACATCCATTTTTTTGCTCATGGTGTTTTGCAGCACTGCAAAGCCGGGATTGTCCGCCAGATTTTCGCGCTCGATGAGAAAATTCGACAACCGTTGGGTACTGACAGAAGAAGTATAATCGTAAAGCTCCTCAGACAAAATGTTGCGCGATTTCCAATCAATCCAACGCGTGTAGCGATGGTCGGAGTTGCGAATTGAATAGCCCATGATTTCGGGATTGCCGCCCTTGAAAGGGCGGGAGAACTGGCTGAGTACCAGGTCGTGGCCTGGGGCGGTGGGATGCTCAAGAATAGGCACGAGGCTTCGGCCATCGAGATCCGCAGGTGGGCTGAGCATTGCGAGTTCGGCAAGCGTAGGGTAGATGTCGACGTATTCGGTTAAGGAATCGGTGGTGGCACCCGGCTGTGGCATTCCGGGTACGCGTATCATAAGAGGAACATGCGTATCCAGTTCGAAGTTGGTGTCCTTGCACCAATGATCCGCTTCACCCAGCGAGTAACCATGATCACCGAAAAGAACAACAATGGTATTTTCTTCGAGACCTAGTTGTTTTAACGCATCAAGCAGTTTCCCCACCTGTGCGTCCGTGTAGCTGACACAGGCATAATAGCCGTGGCGCAGGTCACGGGCTTGCTCAACTGAAACACGCTCGTCTGACGGGACTCCTTCGTACCCGCCGAGCTCCAGATGGTCAGGGTAAGCTACCTCGGGAGCGCCCCGTGTTCGGGTGGTATTCCCCTGCAATACGAATTCAGACGGATCATACAGATCCCAATATTTTCTGGGGGCATTGAAAGGCAAGTGCGGCTTGAAAAAGCCGACGGCCAGGAAAAAAGGCTCCGGCTTCCGGCTGAGAGTTTTCAGGGTTTGGATGGCAAGGTTCGCGAGTTGACCATCCGGGTATCCATCGTCTGGCACTTCAGCCTTTTCAAATGGTACTCCCTTCCCTTCACGGTGGTTGTTTTCAGGTAGCGCGTAGTTCTTCCAACCCTCAAGCCGTAACACGTGTGGCACCGACCACGATAACGGGTCTTCTTCTTTCTCATTACCACTGAATACTTTGCCCAATCCCTGAGCATGGTATCCATTATTTTTGAAAAGCTGCGGCAGAGTTACAAGCTCCGGCAGAGTTTTTCGAAACAAATTTCGATTGTGCCAAACACCTGTATTGTCCGGGAGCTTTCCAGTCAGGATGGAAGCACGCGACGGACCGCACACCGACTGTTGGCAGTAGGCACGATTAAACAAGCGCGCCGTTGCCGCTAAACTGTCGATATTCGGTGATTTGACCACCGGATCGCCATAACAACCTAAAGAAGTTCGTAAATCGTCAACCGCGATAAAGAGCACGTTGGGCTTCTCCAAGGCAGCCTGCGCACTCCCTTGAAGAAGCAGATACAGTAGGGCTAAAAAAAGGATTTTCATTTTGGGGTAAACGCTATCGTCCTCACTATATTTTTGATAGGATTTTTTTTAAAAATACAGTCACATCCGATAAGTAATACAGTGAGAATTCTCAACTGGAATCCCAACCACTCCTTACTGGTATGGTAAATAGACCAACAAGTGAAGACAACTTAATAGTCAATCCAACCCAACAAAGATAGAGGAGCTTGCCGCGAACTGGGATGCCTGGGCCGAACGCGTGGGTATTACTAGGAATTTGCTTTTTAGCGGCGCAGCCGCGGA belongs to Verrucomicrobiota bacterium and includes:
- a CDS encoding sulfatase — protein: MKILFLALLYLLLQGSAQAALEKPNVLFIAVDDLRTSLGCYGDPVVKSPNIDSLAATARLFNRAYCQQSVCGPSRASILTGKLPDNTGVWHNRNLFRKTLPELVTLPQLFKNNGYHAQGLGKVFSGNEKEEDPLSWSVPHVLRLEGWKNYALPENNHREGKGVPFEKAEVPDDGYPDGQLANLAIQTLKTLSRKPEPFFLAVGFFKPHLPFNAPRKYWDLYDPSEFVLQGNTTRTRGAPEVAYPDHLELGGYEGVPSDERVSVEQARDLRHGYYACVSYTDAQVGKLLDALKQLGLEENTIVVLFGDHGYSLGEADHWCKDTNFELDTHVPLMIRVPGMPQPGATTDSLTEYVDIYPTLAELAMLSPPADLDGRSLVPILEHPTAPGHDLVLSQFSRPFKGGNPEIMGYSIRNSDHRYTRWIDWKSRNILSEELYDYTSSVSTQRLSNFLIERENLADNPGFAVLQNTMSKKMDVQLRARTRPVTLNVSGKKSLSKP